In the genome of Acidobacteriota bacterium, the window CCTCACGGCGGTATTCACCACCGATCTTGAACGTGTGGTTCGAGTAGATCTTGGTCAGGATATCGCGGAAATCGTATTGACGCTGGTTGAAAACACCCGGCGTCGTTTCCGCACGGGGAGCTCCATATCGAAGGCGGTCGCCGAAGACAGCCTCGATCTCGACTCTCGGCAGGCCAAAATCGACGTTTGGATTCGCAGCGACCTCATTGTATCCCCACTTGGTCGTGTTAAAGCGGAATTCGTTGATCATCGTGCTCGAGATCGTACGCGTGTAGATACCGCCGAGAAGGTACGTAAGCCGGTCAGACGTAAGGTCAGCCTGCGGACGGTTTTGTGCTGCCCCGTTGGTACCGAACGATATCAGCGGTGTCGCATTCGACATGAAAGTGATGCGATCCTTGTCAGAAGCCTGATAGTCGAGACGGAAAGTATACTGGTTACCCTTAAATGTGCTGTAGTTGTTGAGCGTAACGTACTGCAGATCAGCAATGCCATCGAGTCCGCCGCCAATTGTGTTGGTCGCATCTGGAACGTATGTGCCATATGTGCCGGTGATCGAGCCGACATCGAGGCCCGTTCCAACGACCTGGCAGTTCGGGCCGCCTGCATTGTATGGCGAATTCAAAAGACTGCACACCGGCGTCAGGATCTGAGCGATCCGCGGTTCGGCTGAGGCACCGCTTACGAGTGCGGCCGGAATGGTACCGGCCCTAAGCGAACCGATCTGCTGTCTGAATGTTGAGGTATCGACCCAGGTCGGGCCCGAGATGCTGTTGGTCGAGTTTTTGGTACCCTCGTACGAGAAGAAATAGAACAGCTTGTCGCGAACGATCTTGCCGCCGAAGCTGCCGCCGTACGTTTTGAAGCGATCATTGACTCGCGTCGGGTTAAGGCCCGTCAGGCCCGTGACACCCGCGATACCGCGAAAACCGTTATAAGCATTGAGCCCAGGATTGTTGATCTTAACGAAAGCGCTGCCGCTGTAGGAGTTCGTGCCGTATTTGGTGATGACCTTGACCTGAGCTCCCGAGTTGCGGCCGTCTTCTGCCGAGTAGGTGCTCGACGTGACCTGAACTTCCGAGATGCTTTCCTGGGAAGGTGTGATAACTGCGGCTCCGCCCCATGTCTGGCTGTTGACGCTGACGCCATCAATCTCAAAATTGTTCGAGGTCACACGCTGGCCGTTGGCCGAGACCTGAACCTGATTCTCGACCGCGAAGATACCATTGTTCGATCCGCCCGGGCCGGTTTGGCTCGAGTTACCGAGACGAGCTGCTCCGCCGCTTGCCGAACGAGCGCCGTCGCCAAAAACACCCGGTGCAAGCCGCACCAGATTGTAAGGATCGCGGCCAACCATCGGCAGTTCGAGGATCTCTTTATTTGTGATATTGCGGCTGAGGTTTGGAGATTCCGTTTCAAGCGTTACCGCGCTCGAACCATCAACGGTCACTTCAGCGGAAACATCTCCGGGTTCGAGAGCAACGTCGTAACGTGCGCTTGATTCGGCTGCGAGCGCAGCATTCTCAACGAGCTTTTTCTTGAAACCGCTTTTGGAAACCGTTATCCGATAGTTTCCCGGCGGCAGATTGTTAAAGCGGTAGAGCCCGCTGTCGTTCGTCTGCGTCTCGAGAGTCGCATTCGTCGCCGGATTTACCAGCGTGACACTTGCTCCCGGAACAACTGATCCGGTACTGTCCACCACGATCCCGGAAATTCCGGATCCAAATTGTGCATTCGCAATAGTTGCAAAAATGGCAACAACCGCAAACAGACAAAAACTCTTCAAAAGGCTGAACATTGCTCGCCGCATAGATTCCCTCCAAACTTAAACAACTCTGATTAGTTACTATTTTTTGATTTCCCGTAACGATTTGAAAGATAATAGCTTACCCACTATCAGGCATCACAATTTGCTCGATTTTCTGTAAGTAAATCGTTTTACTAAATCGTTTTAGTATAAATCTTATAGCATCCGTCAAAATTGATTGTCAAGAGATAATAAGAGGGCTTAATAGATTTTTATGCCGCGATCTACGGTCAAATTGGACTGACCAATTTCGCAGGCGTTTTAGGATCATTTGGATGGTTGCCGGGAAGGAGCAAACGAGCTCCTTCCCCTACGAACTCTATCTAACTTCCCCGTTAAAAACTCAACCGGATCTGAAACTCACCCGTACGGCCCGCAAGGGCTGAAGTTGCCTTACCGAATGTAGAGAGAGCGATACGGGTCGGATCTGAGTTTGAGTTGAACGGGGCGAGATTCAGCGTGTTCAAGATGTTGAAAAAATTGAACCGCAGATCGACTTTCGCATTTTCGCCGAGCACGCGTATCGACGGCAGCCCAAATGATTTTGCGAACGCCATATCGAGCGAGGTATATCGCGGACCACGAAACACGTTACGTCCGATCCCCGGTTTGTTAGCGAACGGCGGAGCATTAAATGGGATCACCGTATTGAAGTAGCGGTTGCACCCGGGAGCAACGTTGCAATCGGCACCGGGAATATATGCGTTCGGGAAAATGCCGCCAGCCGAGAGGAAGTTCGCGTTTGTATTAGCCAAAGGCTGCTGTCCTGTGTAACTCAGCGGCCGCGGATCGCAGAAATTATTAGTTGTCGTTCCGAGCAAACAGCCAAACGCTTTCGGCGTCCACGGGAAACCCGTGTGATGCGTGATGATCGCATTTATCTGGAAGCCGCCCAGGAGTTTGCCTTTCCAGTCCGTGCGGTTGTTGAAGAATGGCAGTTCCCACAACGCCGAACCTGTAATATTGTGCTTTACGTCAAAATCCGACGGCCCGCGTTCTTCGCCTTGATCGACGGGAAAACTCTGGTTCGTAGCACCGGTCGGTCCTTCGAACGAGACGGTGTCGATGCTCTTGCTGAAGCGATAATTGACGTCAAAGCTTACCTGTTTCATGAATCGGCCTTGAATGCGGGCGATCATCGCGTTGTAATTCGCGTTTACGTCCGGACTGGCATAATAGGCAGCAAAAATAGCCGGATTTGTTGATGGCCCGGTAATATGGAGCGGCAGGATCCTGACAAAGTGCCGGCTGGCACTTCCCTGATAGCCAAGCGTCGCCACCATATTCAATGGCAGTTCATACTGTGCCTCAAGTGAGTAGCGATAGACATATGCTGTCGGCAGGCTCTGCGGCGACGCATAAATTTCGATCGAGCCATTATTCGGCAAACCGTTCGTCGCATTTATACCGCCGCCGAGGACAGGATTTCTCGGATAACCTGTGATCGACCCGTTCGTGCTCGCAACATACGTGATCTGGCCGCCAACGAACGGTGTACCAAAATCGCTGGTGGACGTACCGCAGCAGATGCCGAAGTTGAAGCCATTCGGTGGATTGCGACGAGCGTTTGCGAGCAGTGCGTTAGGCAAACGGTCATAGCCGATACCGCCGCCGCCGCGAAACACGAGCTTATTTGCAAAATACTGCGGGCTCCACGCAAATCCGATCTGCGGGCCGAAATTGTTCAGGTCTTTCTTGTAGAAGAGCTTAGCGGTCGAGATCTTAGCGCCTGCAAGGCCGCCGTTCGCATCCGGGATCAAATTGCCGAGCACGCCGTCGCTCGCGGTGATCGGCGAATAGTAGGACCAGCGAAGTCCCAGATTCAGCGTGAGATTTGGACGTAGCTTCCAGTCGTCCTGGGCAAAAAATGCCAATTCGCTGGTGGTGAATTTGGTGTTATTCGCCGCCGGAGTTCCGGTCTGATCGGCAGTGATCTGTTCGAAGATCGGCGTGCCGTTGGCAAAGTTCCACGGGCGAACGAATGAATATAGCGGACGTGCTCCGCCCGGTTCTCCGTTGTTGTTAAGATCGCGGCGATATTCCGCTCCAAATTTGGAAACGTGATTTCCCCAGATCTTCGTTAAGTTGTCTCTGAAATCGAACTGTTTTTCGGTGATCACTCCCGGAGTATTCGGGCTTCGAGGTGCTCCATATCGAAGCCGGTCGCCGAAGATACCTTCGATCTCCACTCTTGGCAGGCCGAAATCTGCCTGTGGATTAGACGCCGTCTCGTCGAATCCCCAACGGGTCATGTTAAAGCGTGCTTCGTTGACCATCGTCGACGAAATAGCCCGGGTGTAGATGAACGCCAGAGCGTAGCTCAGACGCTTGGAATTGATATCCGCCATCGGACGTGTCTGGGCACTTGCGTCTGAAGTAAACGCCGTGGTCGGCACGATGAATGACGAGAATGCGAGCTTATCCTTCTGCGAAACCTGGTAATCGAGCCGCGTGAAATACTGATTTCCGCTAAACGTTTTCGGAGCCGTAAGCTGGGCAAACTGCAGATCTGCGATGCCGTCAAATCCACCGCCTGAATTCAAGCCGAGCGGAACATAAGTCCCGTACGTGCCCGTGATCGAACCAATATCAAATCCATTTCCGACAACCTGACATGGAATAAAAATTCCTGCGGTCGCACAGGTGCGGCTCAAAATGTTAGCTACTCGAGGCCTCGCTCCAACACCGGTCAGGAGGCGGGCTGTGACGGTATTTGGCCTGGCTGCAATTATGCCGCTTCTGAACGAATCCGTATCGATGAGAGCATCGAACGTGTTCGAACTGTTTTCCTTTAAGCCTTCGTATGAGAAGAAAAAGAAGAGCTTGTCCTTGACGATCGGGCCGCCGAAGCTGCCGCCAAATGTTTTGAATTTTCTCTCGACGCGTGTCGGAAGCGTCGGCGATCCGGCGGCTCCGTAGAATTTGTTAAATGAGTTGAGCGACGGATCGTTGATCTTGTAAAAACCGCTGCCGTGCCACTGGTTCGTGCCGTTTTGTGAAACGACCCGGATCTGAGCACCGCTGTTGCGGCCATCCTCAGCGGAATATGTGCTGGAGGTCACCTGAACCTCTTTTACGCTCTCCTGGCTTGGCGTGATCACGGCCGCGCCGCCCCACGTCTGGCTGTTGACGCTGGTTCCGTCGATCTGGTAGTTATTTGCCGAAACTCGCTGCCCGTTCGCCGAGATCGGCTGCGCATTCTCGGTCTGAAAGATCGAGTTGTCCGATCCCCCGGGGCCACTTGTGTTTGGCAAACGAACAGATTCGCCCCCCGCACCGCGGGCACCCGCACCGAATACGCCCGGAGCAAGCCGCGCCAGTTCGTACGGATCGCGTCCGGCTTGCGGCAGCCTCAGAACTTCTTCCGTGCTGATCGTTTTCCTGATGTTTGCATCCTCTGTCTGCAATCCCAGATCTTCCGCCTGAACCGTTACCGTCTCGCTGATCACGCCTGCCTCGAGCGTTACGTCCTGGCCTTTGATCGATTCCGCATCGACCTGAAGATTCTCAACCACACGCTTCTTAAATCCCGGCTGCTCGACCGAAACTGTATAAGCTCCGGGAGCAAGATTGGAGAACCGGTAGAAGCCGTCCTCGCTGGTCTGCGTTTTCTGAGCCTGGTTGGTCTCTTTATTCAAGAGCGTGACAGTTGCGCCCGAGACGGTACCGCCGCTGCTGTCAGTGACTGTTCCCTGTACACCGGCTCTGAACTGAGCGTGGCCGACAACGGTCATTATCACTACTAAAAGCAGTCCGGCAAACACATTGATAGGTCTGAAATGAGATCGAAACATGAGATCCTCCTTGTTCTGCGGCCCCTGGGGTCTGGGTCTGCTGGGGTGCCGGAACTCGCCGGCATCGAATGCAAACCCATCGGGCGTAGCTAGATGGGCAAACGGGTATTTTAGGTAAATCGTTTTACTACTGAACAGTAAGCACCTTGTAGATTTGTAAGTCAAGACAAATCTTCCATAACAACCACTTATTATTGGTATGACCAATTACGATGGCTTATTATGAGTCGTTTTTTGGAAGCATGTGACAGGCCATCTTGAATTCGTTGCCGGATGTATGACAATATCTGAGGCAATGCCTAAGAACGCAGAAAAAGAGGCTCCCAAAAGTGGTTCGGGCCGCAACGGCGACCCGGTAAGCCTGAAAGATCTGGCTCTCCACCTAGGCCTTTCGCCGACGACGCTTTCGCTCGTGCTGAATGATTCGCCGCAGGCAGCATCGATCCCCGCGGAGACAAAAAAACGCATTTTCGACGGCGCTCGTGAATTAAATTACCGGCCGAATTACCTTGCTCGCTCACTCCGCGTACAGAAGACCAACACCATCGGCGTCATCGTCCCTGAACTGAGCGACGGATACTCGGCGATGGTCTTGAACGGCGTCGAGTCGGCTCTTTCGACTGCCGATTATTTTTATTTGACGGCGAGCCACCTGCACCGGGAAGATCTGCTCGAAAAGCTGCCGCGGCTACTGATCGAACGCCAGGTCGAGGGAATTATCGCGGTTGACACGCCCATCCGGTTTACGCCAACAATACCGATCGTCAATGTTTCAGGGCACGAGGAGATCGCCGGCGTGACCAACGTCGTACTAAATCACCAGCACGCAGCCGAACTCGGCATCGGCCATCTCTACAATCTCGGCCACCGTCGCATAGCCGCCATTAAGGGCCAGGATTTCAGCTCGGACACTAAGGTTCGTTGGAAAACAATGAACGAAGCAGCGAATAAACGAGGCATCTCGCTCGATCCGGCATTGACCGTCCAGCTCCAGGGCGATACGCCATCGCCCGAGGTTGGTTACACCGCAATGAAATCACTGCTCGCGAGCGGCGAGAGATTTACGGCCGTGCTGGCGTTCAATGATATTTCGGCGATCGGTGCGATCAGGGCTTTGGAGGAAATGGGTTTACGTGTCCCGGCTGACGTTTCGGTACTGGGATTTGACGATATTTACGCTGCCGCATTCCATAATCCGGCGTTGACGACGATTCGCCAACCGCTCTTCGAAATGGGAAATCTCGCCGCCCGTACGCTGCTCGAACGTCTCGCCAACCGCGGTGAAAGCAGCGTCGCCAAGACCGTCGGTGTCGAACCGACCATTATCGTGAGGCAATCGACCTCGCGCGTATCGCAATCATGAAGAAATTTGTTCTAACCGTTCTGTTCTTTGTTATAGCCGCGGTTTCAGCCGCGGGTCAAGCTCTGTACACCCGCGAAAAAGAGTGGGCGAATGAGATCAATGCCTTCCTCGAGATCGATAAAAAACAAAATCCGCCAAAAGATCCGATAGTTTTCACCGGTAGTTCCACCATCAGGATGTGGACGAGCCTGCGGCAGGATTTTCCGACGGTAAATGTGATGAATCGCGGCTTCGGCGGCTCGCGGCTCGATGATCTCGTTTTCTTCGCACCAAAGATCGTCGCTCCGTACAAACCGAAGATGATCGTCGTCTATTCAGGCGAAAATGACATTGAGGCAAAAGACCCTGCGGAGAACGCCCTTGAGGATTTCAAAGCGTTTGTCGCCTTTCGCGACAAGGCTTTGCCAAAAACACCGGTCATCTATATATCGATGAAACCCAGCATCCTACGCTGGAGTCTCTGGCCCGAAATGAAACGCGGCAACGACCTCATCCGCAACGAGATCGCCAAACACAAAAACGTCCGCTACGTCGACATCTCCGTCCCAATGCTCGGCCCGAACGGCGAAAAACCGCCGGCTGACATCTTCGTCGCCGACGGCCTACACCTTAATGCAAAAGGCTACGCAATAATAACCAAAGCCCTAAAGCCTTTCCTGAAATAACCACTGGAGCGCAAGCGAGACGCTAGCGAACCATCGTTATCTCACTCACGCCATCGGGAATTTCCGCCTTTACTCGCTTGGTCGCCGTGTCATAAGTAAATTTGATCTCACGCCCATCCGCCGCCATTTGCTTCGGCTGAGCAGCTACGCCGATGACCTCGATAAATTTCAAAGTTTGACCTTTGAACTCACCCGATCGACTGATCTTTATCGATCCCGGACGATGCTCAAAATTCAGGGTTCTCCACCCATTCTTCTGATACCCATAGCCATCTCCCGCGTCCTGATAAAGTGTCGCCGTACCAACCTTTTCCGGCGTAATTCCTGCGATGACCGTCAACGTCACAGGCTGCAAGGGCATTTCACCGGTATTCTGGATCACGCCCTGCGTCGGTATCATCGCTCCAGCACGGCCAAAAATAAGCAGCCGATCGAGCGGCGTGTCAACGGTGTATTCGGCTCCGCCCGCGAGCTTTTCGCCGGTCCACCAATTGACCCAATCCGTTCCCGCCGGTAAATAAACTCTCCGCGAACGCAAGCCTTCTTTCACGACCGGAGCAACCAGCAGATCGCTGCCGACGAGGTATTCATCCGAGACGAGGTACGTCTTTTTATCCGCCGGAAATTCGTACCACAACGGCCGCATGATCGGCGCTCCGGTGTTTTCATGCTCTTTGAAAAGCGTGTAAAGATAGGGTAGAGATTTGTATCGCAGTTCGACCGTCGAACGGTTTATCGCGGTAAATTCATCCCCGTATTCCCAAGGCTCTTTGTTCCCTGCCCAGCCAACTGAATGTGAACGGAAAAACGGCGTCAATGCCGCCGCCTGCATCCATCGGGCATATAGTTCGCCGCTCGGACGGTCATTAAATCCGCCGACATCGCCGCCAACGAATGGAACGCCCGAGACGCTCATGTTCGTCAGCATCGGGATCGTCATCGCAAGGTGATCCCAGCTCGCATAATTATCACCCGTCCATACCGCCGAGAACCGCTGAATTCCGGCAAAACCCGCGCGAGTCAGCACAAATGGCCGTTTTTCCGGAGCGAGTTTCTTAACGCCTTCAAAACTCGAGCGTGCCATCTGCATTCCAAAAACGTTGTGATAGCGCTTGTGCGTGTCCGGCAATCCGTCGCCTTTGTGCGGCGTGTCGTACGGGAAAGTCTTCGCCGGATGATGCAAAACCTCGGGCTTTTCGGTCTTGTCGTTCATGAAAACTCCGGGCTCGTTCATATCATTCCAAAACCCGGCAATACCTTCCGCGATGTGCCCTTTATACTGCTTGCCGAACCAATCGCGCGCCTTCGCATCCGTAAAATCCGGAAAGGCGCTCGCCTGAGGCCAGACATCGCGGTTCAGTTCGGTTCCGTCGGGATTCTTCACGAAAATCCCTTCCTTTTTACCGTCGCTGTAAACGTCGTATTTATCGACGACCTTGATGCCCGGATCGATGATCAAAACCGTCTGGATACCGTCTTTTTTCAGGTCCGCAACCAGCTTCGGCGGGTCAGGAAACCGTTTTTTATCCCAGGTAAAAACGCGATAGCCGTCCATGTAGTCGATATCGAGATACAGTACATCAAGCGGGATCTTGCGACTGCGAAAGCCATCCGCGATCTCGCGAACGCGCGATTCAGGAAAATACGACCACCGCGATTGCTGATTCCCCAGAGCCCAGATCGGCGGCAGGGGTGTTTTGCCGGTCAGGGTTGCGTAATCGGCGAGAACTTCCTTCGGCGACTTGTCCTTTGATCCGGTGAAAACGAAATAATCGAGTTCTCCGCCGTCTGCTCCGAATGAGTATTTACCGGGCGATCTCGCCCCCATATCGAACCAAGTGCGAAACGTATTATTAAAAAATAACCCATACGCCCGCCCTTCATGGAGTGCTGTAAAAAACGGGATCGACTGATATATCGGGTCGGTACCGATCGGATACGAGAACGTGTCCGTGTTCCAGTTGACGATAAATTTCCCGTTCCTCGACATCTCAGCAAACGCCTTTTCGCCGAAGCCGTAATAGGTCTCGACCTCGCTCCGCCGCATCATCGTGGTTTTGATCTCGCCGGTCGCTAAGTTGAATGCGGTCGGGTCGGATCCGTCGTTTTGAATCACGGTATTCCCTTTGTCGTCGATAACGCTGACCGAGAACGATCCTTTTTGGATCACGGCCTTCGTACCGTCAGCTTTGGTGAGCGTGATCGTGGACGCAGTTTGCGAAACGGTGATTTTCGTATCTGCAAACTTCGCGGCAGGATCGATCGCGAAAGAAAAATCGCCTTCGAATTTCCCGCTCGGGGCAACTCTAACCCGGATCACATTCGCCCCGAAAAATTCGACCAGAACTTTCGCCTTGCTTGATGTGTCGAGTACCACGCCGTTGGCTTTAGAATTCGTGACCTTAGTCACGCGGCCGACGGTTTCCCACGCGGCAAAAACGCTGCTGCAAAGAAACAAAATAAGGAGAAAAGTTGACGCTATTCCTTGGTTTATCCGATGGGTTTTCTGCTTGCTCATATTGTTCGAGTTGGTTTTATTTTAAATCGCTCGCTCGAATAACTTATACTTGATTTCTATGTCCGAATCCATTGCCATCGAATCAACTTTAAGTGAAAGCCGTCTTTTTCCGCCACCGCCTGAGTTTGCGGAAAACGCTCATATCAAAAGCTTTGCGGACTACGAAGCCCTGTATGCAGAGGCGGCGGCGGACGTTCCGGCTTTCTGGGCTAAGCAGGCGGAAAGTCTCGATTGGTTCAAAAAATGGGACACGGTCCTCGAGTGGAACGAGCCGTTTGCAAAATGGTTTGTCGGCGGCAAGATCAACATTTCCTACAACTGCCTCGACCGGCATCTCGCGACCTCGCGTAAGAATAAGGCCGCGATCATCTGGGAAGGCGAGACCGGCGAGATCAAGACAATCACATATCTCCAACTTCATCAGGAAGTCTCACGGTTTGCCAATGTCCTGAAAAAACTCGGTGTCAAAGCCGGCGACCGCGTCGCATTGTACATGCCGCTCCTTCCCGCCCTCTCGGTCGCGATGCTGGCGTGTGCGCGGATCGGTGCGGCTCATACGGTCATTTTCGGCGGATTTTCGGCGGATGCGATTCGCGACCGCGTCAATGACTGCGGCTGCAAACTCATCGTTACCGCCGATGGAGGCTATCGCCGCGGAGCTGAGATCAAACTCAAAGACGTCGTCGACGAAGCAGTCGTGGGATGTCCCGGCGTCGAAAACGTCGTCGTGTTCCAGCGAACAAACTCCAAAGTCTCTATGACGCCCGGCCGCGATCACTGGTGGCACGAACTGACCAAGATCGTCGGTGCCGATTGCCCTGCCGAGGAACTCGACAGCGAACATCCGCTCTTTATTCTTTACACTTCGGGCACGACCGGCAAGCCAAAAGGCATCCTGCACACGACCGGCGGCTACCTGACGCAAACAGCATACACCTCGAAGATCGTTTTCGACCTGAAGGACGACGATATTTTCTGGTGCACGGCCGACATCGGCTGGGTCACGGGCCACAGCTACGTCGTTTACGGGCCGCTGGCGAATGGAGCGACGGTTTTCATGTACGAGGGAGCTCCGAACTATCCCGATCTCGACCGATTCTGGGACATTATCGAGCGGCACAAGATCAATATCTTTTACACCGCACCGACCGCGATCCGCGCGTTCATTAAATGGGGCGAGCAATATCCGCTCAAACACGATCTGTCGTCATTAAGACTTCTCGGAACTGTCGGCGAGCCGATCAATCCGGAAGCCTGGATGTGGTATCACGCGATCATCGGCAAACGAAAATGCCCTATCGTCGACACCTGGTGGCAGACCGAAACAGGTTCGATAATGATCAGCCCGCTCCCCGGAGCAACTCCGACCACGCCGGGAACCGCGACGCGTCCGATCCCGGGAATTATGCTCGACATAGTCACAAAAACAGGCAAACCGGTCGGCCCGAACGAGGGCGGCTACCTTGTCGCGACACATCCATGGCCCTCGATGCTTCGCACGCTCTGGGGCGATGACGAACGCTACAAGCAGGCATATTGGTCCGAAATTCCGGGTTTCTATTTCGCCGGCGACGGAGCACGCCGCGACCAGCACGGCTATTACTGGATCATGGGCCGAGTCGATGACGTGATCAACGTCAGCGGCCACCGCCTCGGCACCGCCGAGATCGAATCAGCGCTCGTCTCGCACGAATCCGTCGCCGAAGCCGCCGTCGTAGGCCGTCCCGACGATCTCAAAGGCCAGGCGATCGCCGCATTTGTGACACTCGAAGGTACTCACGTCGGCAGCGACGAGCTCAAAGAAACCCTGCGAGCCCACGTCGCCCACGAGATCGGCTCACTCGCCAAACCCGACGACATCCGCTTCACCGACATGCTGCCAAAGACGCGCTCCGGCAAGATCATGCGGCGCCTATTGCGCGAACTTGCCGCCGGAGGAAAGGTCGCGGGCGACGTAACGACGCTCGAAGATCTGTCTGTTTTAGAGAAATTGCGGCAGGATGAGGAGTGAAGGTGATCAAATACCTTCCCGAACTCTTATTCGATTTTCCTCAACTATCCAGAGCCGTCCCTGTAAAGGTTCTTCATCGAGTAGAGGAATCAGCCTTGTAACGTAGTCGATCACCGTAGCTTTGTCCTGTTGGCGGCTTCTAATTACAATGAGACCAAAATGTCTGTCAGGTGGATATGCTCGAATATCACTGAAATCCAGATCAAGCGTGATGAGGGCACGAGACTCCGCGGAGCAAACGGACAATAGGCGGTTATCCTCCTCGCCGACCATGTTCTGCTCGAAAACAGTCATCGCCTCATGGCCCGCTGATCTCAGAATAGAAGCCACTTCAACCGGCAGATTCTCATCGATCTTAAATCTCATGCGGCGGCCTGATCCGGAAAGAGAATTACCCTTTCCTTTGACAGCTCTGCTGCATACGCAAAAACTGCCTGGATATCCAGAGGCTGTAGGGAGGGATAGCTGGCGAGGATCTCAGATGTCGATACATTCGAAGCAAGATTGTCGAGTATTACCGAAACCATCACCCGGGTGCCTTTGATGCAAGCCTGCCCGTGGCAAACCGTCGCATCTGTCGAAATTCTGTCTCGCCAATTCATACCGTATTTCCTCCTGACCGAGATTATATCATCTCGAATTGTTCGCCCGATCATCGCGGCCAAACATTTGGTAGAATTTATAAATGAGTGAAAATCCTCCGCAATCACCCACTACCGAACTCGCCGAAACTGGCCGCGAATTTTACCGTCGCGGCTGGGCGCGTGGGGCGAGTGGGAATTTCAGCATTCTGCTGGCGCGCAAGCCGCTTCGGCTTTGCATCACGGCTGCCGGCAATGAAAAAGGCGCTCTTGATGAGACGAATTTTCTTGAGATAGATGACGATGCCGAGATCCTTCAAGGCTTTGGGCGGCCTTCGGATGAGACAGTTTTGCACCTTTCGATCTATCGATTGAGGCCGAAGGCACGCTGCATTCTCTATTCCCAGACCGTCTGGGGAATGCTGCTCGCTGACAAATATTTCGTTGACGGCTCTATAGTGATGCAGGGCTACGAAGCCCTGAAGGGCCTCTCTGGCCGTACCACTCACGACGAGATCGAACGCATCCCGATCGTCGAAAACGCCCAGGATCAGATCGCCCTCTCGCACGTCATCGAAAACGTTCTGCTCGAAAACCCCACGATCCACGGCATCTACATCCGCCGTCACGGCCTCTACACCTGGGGCGAAACCGTCGAAGACGCGAGGAAGAATGTGGATATATTTGAATTTATGTTCGAGGTTTTAGGACGCGGCACTCGGTAACATAAGTCAGAACCGCCTGCGTAAGCGGGCGGAAGCAACGCGATCATTTAGAACGATTTGTTCAACACGCGAAGCTTACTCCCCAACGTCGTTCCGCCCGCTTACGCAGGCGGTTTTGACCCGGTCGACAATTCAATCAAAATACAGCCAATAATGCTTTGCGCATCCGGGATTAAACCCGCTCCTGCACTGCGGGCAAATCGAATCACATTCAAAATAATCGGTGATCCTCAGCTGCTTCCCGCATTTACCGCATAAGATCGCCTTTGCGTCGCGTTCGCCAATCGGCCAAACCGCCGGCTCGTGATTGGCAACTGCGGCGTGACACTCAAAACA includes:
- the mtnB gene encoding methylthioribulose 1-phosphate dehydratase; the encoded protein is MSENPPQSPTTELAETGREFYRRGWARGASGNFSILLARKPLRLCITAAGNEKGALDETNFLEIDDDAEILQGFGRPSDETVLHLSIYRLRPKARCILYSQTVWGMLLADKYFVDGSIVMQGYEALKGLSGRTTHDEIERIPIVENAQDQIALSHVIENVLLENPTIHGIYIRRHGLYTWGETVEDARKNVDIFEFMFEVLGRGTR